TTAGTGCCATCACGGGTCAACAGATTGCGATTGCCTCAACACGCTTTGAACGGGTTGCCAAAGCAGTTCCGCAACAAAGCTTGGCCAAGGTCTCTATTTCTGCCAAGACAGACACGACGGCAACAGTGACAGTGACCACTGTCGAAAAAGCTATCAAAAGTATCGCCGTTGCTGCTTGGTCTAAGACAGGTGGTCAAGACGATCTCAAGTGGTACCAAGCTAACGCTGTTAATCAAACCGCGCAAGTGACGGTTAACATGCGTGATTTGTCTAACACCAGCGATGACTATACCATTCACGTTTACACCACCTATCAAGATGGTAGTCGTGTTGGGACTAATTTAGGGGATCATCGCTTTACAAGGCCAGCTGCTAGTCAAACCGTGTCAGCTCGTTTAACCTCAACGGGGATTGCCTTAAGTGTTGCCTCAACGGCCGTGAAAGACCTTAGTAAGGTTCGTGTTGCGGTCTGGTCAGATGCCAGCGGACAAGATGATATCAAATGGTATGCGACGGACACCAAGGGAGAGGCTTTAGCGCTCTATGGCAACCATAAATCCACAGGTCTTTATCATATTCATGCTTATTCCTACGAGACAGGCAAGCCAGTGTTTGTAGCTAAAACAACGGCAACTATTGCGCAATTGCCAAGTAAAACAGGCAGTGTCAGCATTTCAAGTGTTAATCACACAACGAATACCTTTCAGACAACTATTAGTCAGGTGAGTGCACGTGATGGCTTGAAATCCGTTCGTGTTGCGGTCTGGTCGGATGCTAGTGGACAGGATGACCTTGAATGGCAAGTAGCCACAAGACAGTCTAACGGCACCTACATCGCCACAACCTCCTTAGCCAAACACGGCTATACTAACGGTAAATATCATGTGCATGTTTATTATGAATTGGGAAATGGCAGTTTATCAGCTCTATCAGCTTCAACCACGACTATTAGTGGAGTAGTTGCGAAAGAGGATACCACTGGATCGGCTTCACAAGGTAATTATGGAAAAGTAAATAAGATCATTTACCTGGATGCAGGTCATGGCGGTTATGACCCAGGTGCTGTTTATGGGAATATTACTGAAAAGTCTCTGAATTTAAAAATTCAGTCCTTAGTACAAGCAAAATTAGAACGCGCCGGCTATAAGGTCATCACAACAAGAACAGCTGATAGTTTTGTCGATTTATTACCAAGATCTTCAAAAGCTAATCAGAGTTTAGCAGATTTATTTGTAAGTATTCATTTTAATGCTTCAACAAGTGCTTCTGCAAATGGAATTGAAACTTATTATTACGAATATTATCCAGAGTACCAACCATCAATAAATAAGCTCTATCATAATCATGCGGAGCGTTTGAAGAGAAGTGCTACACTCGCCTCTGCCATTCAAAGTGCGGCTGTCGGAGCTACTGGAGCAAAAAACAATGGTGTCTTACGGAATACTTTCGCGGTTCTGA
The sequence above is drawn from the Streptococcus pluranimalium genome and encodes:
- a CDS encoding GBS Bsp-like repeat-containing protein; the protein is MKKKMYKSKKHWVVAGITSAGLILSPSVLAEESANHTTSSSVSSWVGLNQPAQLAPTSPDTAPASSETDSRVTSEPTLASTDLSVNKTQSESPASSVRSSEATLVESFAAASEQSSSSVRSASATATHVESVTEPTVSRSTSSPERASALTSTAVSSSNGDLPGAAAGNGHSEEVLVAKVVNQKTLTLKYNGPIASNEKIQYAVWGDVNGRNDITWYTADQIGAAYVDLSKHKEYGLYHVHTYKNSSGKMIGLEGGQLTVAKPWLTPKITESSPNHYVVRLEGVPSSISAVKVPVWSDKNGQDDLKWYSASQVSSGIYEAHIDTAHHNNDFGTYHVHAYGVSAITGQQIAIASTRFERVAKAVPQQSLAKVSISAKTDTTATVTVTTVEKAIKSIAVAAWSKTGGQDDLKWYQANAVNQTAQVTVNMRDLSNTSDDYTIHVYTTYQDGSRVGTNLGDHRFTRPAASQTVSARLTSTGIALSVASTAVKDLSKVRVAVWSDASGQDDIKWYATDTKGEALALYGNHKSTGLYHIHAYSYETGKPVFVAKTTATIAQLPSKTGSVSISSVNHTTNTFQTTISQVSARDGLKSVRVAVWSDASGQDDLEWQVATRQSNGTYIATTSLAKHGYTNGKYHVHVYYELGNGSLSALSASTTTISGVVAKEDTTGSASQGNYGKVNKIIYLDAGHGGYDPGAVYGNITEKSLNLKIQSLVQAKLERAGYKVITTRTADSFVDLLPRSSKANQSLADLFVSIHFNASTSASANGIETYYYEYYPEYQPSINKLYHNHAERLKRSATLASAIQSAAVGATGAKNNGVLRNTFAVLRETTAPAVLLELGYLSNDIERSRISQSSYQEKLANAIVSGILSYYKTYSI